One segment of Acropora muricata isolate sample 2 chromosome 8, ASM3666990v1, whole genome shotgun sequence DNA contains the following:
- the LOC136924836 gene encoding protein MFI-like — translation MTERISHEEARRILECADLPGCPSKHFQALLSTKELRRKAIRDKKDEQESKNSAAIEIQRVWRGYEARCKLFGILHSDESVKSTFFSSRFMQNLSRLSDVQTVTPTLPQPQEPHLPDNALPKTKKKYEEYCECTIREQGPSYKLMTYKEFCAVLIQDWWRAMLLNLNMPRPPPPNTADDFSGKGTGDECMGTADSEGSRKKRILDREEAAKIIQRSWRKHIDVQVYRYYRDLINFKSRGDPSSMLKCINPREAELLDAAAGVHIKFRLAGEKFPPNIYYKIFTHRNIVDMCANAPRDYTRAATKRLPAECIHNSGYSTEGDERSGWYQRWENNGWRLVSDRVMRRVDQDPVVYESTLEKRLFDHSKLVRRQDLARKRKRKKLDWMKKMYKEGMLKARLGEDEETDHMVKSVAAGMMTITETQGHDAVEDWEVDELLEWTNGLNFDQYLYEWKEVATSAGSEFLSEKTQFLPDDPYSLTLMSR, via the exons ATGACCGAGAGGATCAGCCACGAAGAGGCCCGAAGGATCCTAGAATGTGCTGATTTACCTG GATGTCCCTCAAAACACTTTCAAGCTTTACTTTCTACTAAAGAACTGAGACGG AAGGCAATTCGTGATAAGAAAGATGAACAAGAGAGCAAGAATTCTGCAGCCATTGAAATTCAACGTGTGTGGAGGGGCTATGAAGCCAG ATGCAAACTTTTTGGAATACTTCATTCAGATGAAAGTGTCAAGTCTACGTTTTTCAGCAGTAGATTCATGCAAAACCTATCCAGACTAAGTGATGTTCAAACAGTCACCCCAACACTCCCTCAGCCACAGGAACCCCATCTTCCCGACAATGCCTTgccaaaaacaaagaagaaatacgAGGAGTACTGTGAATGTACAATAAGAGAACAGGGGCCATCTTATAAACTAATGACATACAAAGAATTCTGCGCCGTGCTTATTCAAGATTGGTGGCGTGCAATGCTGTTGAATCTCAATATGCCCAGGCCCCCACCTCCAAACACAGCTGATGATTTTTCAGGAAAAGGAACTGGTGATGAATGCATGGGCACTGCAGATTCAGAAGGTTCACGAAAGAAGAGAATCCTTGACAGAGAGGAGGctgcaaaaattattcagaGATCATGGAGAAAACACATT GATGTGCAAGTGTACAGATATTACAGAGATCTGATCAACTTTAAAAGTCGTGGAGATCCATCTTCAATGCTCAAATGTATAAACCCTAGAGAG GCTGAACTCTTGGATGCGGCTGCTGGAGTCCACATTAAATTTAGGTTGGCTGGA GAGAAATTTCCTCCAAATATTTACTACAAGATTTTCACACATCGGAACATTGTGGACATGTGTGCGAATGCCCCAAGAGATTACACACGAGCCGCAACAAAACGACTTCCAGCAGAATGCATTCATAACAGTGGGTACAGCACTGAAGGAG ATGAGAGATCAGGTTGGTATCAGAGATGGGAAAACAATGGCTGGAGGCTAGTATCCGACCGAGTAATGAGACGAGTTGATCAAGATCCTGTTGTGTATGAGTCCACGTTGGAAAAAAGACTCTTTGATCACAGTAAG CTGGTAAGAAGGCAAGACCTTGCGAGAAAACGGAAACGAAAAAAATTGGATTGGATGAAGAAAATGTACAAGGAGGGCATGTTGAAGGCGCGGCTCGGAGAAGATGAGGAGACCGATCACATGGTGAAGTCTGTTGCTGCTGGAATGATGACCATCACAGAAACACAAGGACATGATGCCGTGGAAGATTGGGAAGTGGATGAACTACTGGAATGGACAAATGGACTGAATTTTGATCA ATACCTGTACGAATGGAAAGAAGTTGCCACGAGCGCAGGATCAGAATTTCTATCAG agAAAACCCAGTTTTTGCCCGATGATCCGTACTCATTGACGCTTATGTCGAGATGA
- the LOC136926193 gene encoding myophilin-like, translated as MANRTRGHGLSADCQRRTKAKYNAEDEAQACQWIETVLGRDVFGGKTGEDAVHEVLADGKVLVELANELRNSDPSDSLGPPLKANNGTKPFLMMENISKYLTFCGKQLGVPNGDQFQTVDLYEKQNMALVISQIHATGRRSAAKGLNIPDLGPKEATANKREFSKEQLKAGKNEIGLQMGTNKLASQAGDHFGRPRQIAGVDAYK; from the exons ATGGCAAATAGAACAAGAGGGCATGGATTATCAGCAGATTGCCAGCGAAGA ACTAAAGCAAAATACAACGCAGAGGATGAAGCACAGGCTTGTCAGTGGATTGAAACAGTCCTGGGAAGAGACGTGTTTGGGGGAAAAACCGGTGAAGATGCTGTTCACGAAGTTTTGGCAGATGGCAAAGTCCTAGTTGA ATTAGCCAATGAACTGCGTAATTCAGATCCCAGCGACAGCCTGGGTCCACCATTAAAAGCCAACAATGGAACCAAACCCTTTTTAATG ATGGAAAATATCTCTAAATACTTAACCTTCTGTGGTAAGCAGCTCGGAGTGCCAAATGGGGATCAGTTCCAGACAGTTGACTTGTATGAGAAACAAAACATGGCTTTG GTTATTTCTCAAATTCATGCCACCGGAAGAAGG TCTGCGGCAAAAGGTTTGAACATTCCTGATCTTGGACCCAAAGAGGCTACAGCAAATAAGCGGGAATTCAGCAAGGAGCAGCTTAAGgcaggaaaaaatgaaattggacTTCAGATGGGAACCAATAAGCTTGCTTCACAGGCTGGCGATCACTTTGGTCGCCCAAGACAAATAGCTGGCGTTGATGCTTACAAATAG